The segment TTTGTCCTTCGCTAATGCCTTGCGCCATGCGCGCAACGTCTCGGCTTCGGCAGCGCTGATCGCGTAGCGCGCGCTGTGAGCGAGGAGGTGGTCCACCAGCAGCCGGAGCGCGCGCCAGCGCAACTCCAGGGCGTCGCTGAATCCTTGCCAGCGTCCGAACTTCGCCGCTTCGCGCACAAAGGCTTGGGCGGCTTGTGTCTGGAGTGCGGACGACTTGTAGAACAATGCGACAACGTTGCCGGCGCGCCGCGCCGTCGCCCACTCCAGGCCCACCGGGGCTTGGATGTCGCTGCCCAGGATAAGCAGATGCACGTCGGCGCGCGTCACCGCGTCGAGGTTCGGTTCGCGGTCGGCGCCCGGCGTCTGGGTGATCGTCCAGCCCAGCGAGGTAGGAATCTCGGCAACCGCTCGCGCCAGCAAGTCGCGCTCGAAGCGCAACTCCGGCGCAGCAGAGATATACAACCTGAGCTTGTCCACCATGGCGTTTAGATTAGCACAATTTGTCCTCGGTGGACGAAGGCAGCGCCTTCGCCCACCCAAGATTTGGCACGTCCATATAATGCGTGTGATGAACGCCATCGCTACGCTGCTCGCAATGCTGCCTTTCTTGTTTGCCATCTTCCTGGCCAACGTCGCAGAGAAGGAGCGCGGCGTCCGCACGCTCGTCTATCTCTATCTGCTGTTGCTGAACGGTCTGGCTGCCGTCACGGGGTTGTTCAGCCTGGCCGGCGCCGAGCTGCTATCCAGCGAGGTCTTCCTGAATGCCATACAACAGCAATATCCCGGGGTGGAAGTGTCGCAACTGCGCGCTGTGCGGTTCGATCTCGCCGGCCTGATCCTCGCCTGCGCTGCGTTGCTGGCAGTGATCGTCCTGTTGTTGCCGGTGCGCCGACTCGCGGCGCGCATTTTGCCGATGCAGGCGGACAGCGTGGTGCACGCGACGGCGCTCTCGCTGACGGCGACGGCGCTCGGCATCAACCTCTTCCAAATGGTCGCGCTCGCGCCGCTGCTATTCGCCGTGACCGCCACCGAGCAGGGCGTTCAGCGGATACAGCAGATGGGCGGCGTGTCTTACCTGGACGTGTTGGTGTTCCCGTTGCTCACGTTCGTCGTCGCCGGGTTGCTGGGCGTTGGGCTCTACACGCGGCGCAGTCAGCCCGAAGCGCTCGCGCGCCTGGGTTTGGCGCCGCTCACGCTGCAGGCGTTGGGCATTGCCGCCGGGTTCACGGTTGCGCTGCTCGGCATGGCGATCCTCACCGAACGCGCCTGGCAGTCGTTCGATCCGGATAGCCTGGAGAAAGTGGGCGGACTGTCGAAGGCGCTGATGGGCAACTTCACCGGCCTGAGCGGCGCATTGGCCATCGGCGTTGCAGCAGCCATCGGCGAAGAGACCTTCTTCCGCGGCGCGTATCAACCGCGCATGGGCATCCCGCTCACCTCGCTATTGTTCACGTCGTTTCACGTCCAGTATGGCATCACGCCGGCGACGCTGTTGGTGCTGGTGATGAGCGTTGTCCTGGGGCTCTTGCGCCAACGCACTTCGCTCACGGTGTGCATCCTGGTGCATTTCCTCTACAACTTCGCCACGGTGCTGGTGGCGACATAGGGCGGGTCGGCGCGGCGGGGCCTACGGCAACGGCGCCCCAACCAGCTTGTATACCGCGCCGTTGTGATCCAGCACATAGAGTTCGCCGGCCTCGTCCTCGCCGAACGAGCTGATGTTGTAAGGCGTGCTGAAGAGCACGTCGTTCTGCCACTCCCCGTTGCCGTTCGGCCGAAGCGTCCAGATCCGGCCAGAGCAGAAATCGCCGTAGATGTACGCGCCGACCAGCGACGGCAAGGCCGAGCCGCGATAGACGTATCCACCGGTCACCGAGCAGCCGCCATCACGATGCGCATATTGATAGATTGGATCGGTGAGGGCCGGCGTCCCTGAGTCCCCAGCATAGGGCGCGAAGCCCTCGCGAAACTTCCAACCGTAATTCTGGCCGCCCTGGCCGGCGAGCTGGAAGTTGATTTCCTCGAAGGCGTTCTGGCCGACGTCGGCGATGAATAAGTCGCCCGTGGCGCGGTCGAAGCTGAATCGCCAGGGGTTGCGCAGTCCGGATGCCCAGATTTCTGGACGCGCGCCATCGCCAAAATTCGGATTATCGGCGGGCACACGATACGGCTGCGCCGGCGAGGATTGTGACACGTCAATCCGCAGCATTTTGCCAAGCAACGAGCGCATGTTCTGCGCGAAGTTCTGCGGGTCGCCGGCGGCGCCGCCGTCGCCCATGCCGATATACAACATGCCATCCGGGCCGAATTGAATCTGGCCACCGTTGTGGTTCGCGTAGGGCTGCTCGATGCGCATCACCACCCACTCGCTGGACGGATCTGCGGTGAGGCCGTCGGCGTTCGCGATGAAGCCGGAGATCACCGTATCGCCGCCATTGTCGGTGTAATTGACGAAGAAGCGGCGCGACTGCTCAAAGTCCGGGCTGAAGGCGATGCTGAGCAACCCTTGTTCGCTCCCGCGGTTGCCGACGCGATCGGTCAGGTCGAGGAAGGGCGTGGGGAGCAATTGCCCATCACGCCAAACGCGCACGCGGCCGGGCTGTTCGGTGATGTAGAGCGTTCCACTGCCATCGCCAGCGTGCGTCAGATAGGTTGGCTTGTCCAGACCCGCGGCGATCATCTGCAGCGCCGGTTGCACATTTTGGTGAATCTCGACGCCGGCCGATGGTTCAACGGTTGCCGGCTCCGGTGGCGGTGAGGCGGGCTGCGCTGCTGTTGATGTCGGCGCTGGCCTCGCGGCCGGCGCAGTCACGACGACTGCCGTTGGCGCCGGGACCGCAGCCGGAGCGTTCGCGCCCCCGCACGCCTGAAGCAGCAGAGCGATGCCGATCCCCATGCCGGCCCCAGCCAACGTCCCAATCCGTCGTTTGTTCAACTCGTTCGTTCCCATTGAACACCCTCCTGGCCAGCGCCCTGAAAGCCCGTCTCAAGCATGGCGCGCGTCTTTTTTGGACGGCTGGCCTGCGGGATGATAGCGGGAGCAAATGAGAAGCAGCCGAGATGCAGATGTGAGGCGCCGTGATATAAAAGCGCGCATGGCAACGGAGACCCGCGTTGCATATCAGGGCGAGCCGGGTGCCTATAGCGAGCAAGCGATCTTCGATTTCTTCGGCGCATCCGTGCAGCCGGTGCCCTGCCCATCCTTCGATGATGTCTTCGAGCAGGTGGCGCAGGCGGCATGCGACTACGGCGTGGTGCCGGTGGAGAACTCGCTGGGCGGCAGCGTGCACCGCAACTACGACCTGTTTATGCGCCACGCGCTGCATCTGGTGGGCGAGGTGGTGGTGCGCATCCGATGGTATCTCTACGCGTTACCGGGCCGGCAGCTCAGCGACATCAAGCGCGTCATCTCACACTGGCAAGCGTTGGCGCAATGCGAACGCACGCTATCGGCGTTGCTCCCCGGCGCCGAGCGTGAGCCGGTATATGACACCGCCGGAAGCGTGAAGATGCTGGCCGAATCGCGGCGCCGCGATACGGCCGCCATCGCCGGCCGACGCGCGCAGGCGCTCTACGGGCTGCCGATCTTGCGCGAAGGCGTGGAGGATGATCCGACCAATTACACGCGGTTCGTGGTGATTTCGCGCAGCGCCGACCTGCCGCTCGCTGCGCAGGTCGAAGCCGCCGACGAACGCCAGTTCAAGACCTCCATCGTCTTTGCCATGCGCAATCAGCCGGGCGCGCTCTTCCGCGCGCTGGCTGCCTTTGCGCTGCGCGATATTGACCTGACCAAGATCGAATCGCGCCCGCTGCAAGGGTCGCCCTGGGAGTATCTGTTCTATCTCGACTTTGCCGGCCATGCCGAAGAGGCGCATTGCCGGCGCGCGCTCGATCATCTGCGCGAACTCACCACCATGCTGCGCGTGTTGGGTAGCTACCCACGGGCTAGAATGCCCGAATGAACAAACGGAGACGGAGAAGCCGGCTTTCTCGCACGGATTTTTATCAGGGAGGTGACCAAGATGAAGATGATTCTTGCGGTGGTGCAGGCCGACGACGCGTCCAAAGTCACTCAGGCGTTGATCGAGGCCGGCCATCGCGTGACGCGCATCGCCACCCAGGGGGCATGGCTGCGCCGCGAGAACGCCACCTTGCTGCTCGGCGTGAACGACGAACAGGTGGACGATGTGCTGCGCATCCTGAAACAGACGGCCCGGCGTCGCACGTCCTACATCAGCTTGCCGCGCGAGGTGCCCGGCGCGTTGAACGCCCAGGTCATTGACGTGGAGGTCGGCGGCGCGACGGTCTTTGTGCTCAACGTCGAGCGGTTCGAGCAGATTTGACGGCGTTGAAGCACGATGGGCGGCGCTAGGCCAACGTCAATCGTTCGCCGCCCGTCTCAGCCGGTCGTACTCTTCCCGCAGGCGCAGCGGCAAGCGGTGCACGACCGATGACGGCGCGCGCAGGTTGAAGTGAAAGATGTCGCGATTGATCTCTTCGACTTCGCGTTCAAACTTTGCGCGCGCGCGTTCCCATTCGCGCTCGATGCGGCTGCGCTCGCTGGCCTGTGTGGCCTGCGCCAGCCGAAGGCGCCGCCAAGCATAGGCCCGGTAGAGCGCGCCGCGCGCTGCGGCGAGCTTCTCGCGCAACGCTTTGTCCTCCTCGATCCACGCCGGCAGGACGTCATTCGACTTAAGCAGATGCATCGCCAGCCGCTCGTCTTCTTGCACGCCATCGTCTTCGCCCAGATCGAGTCGTCCCTTTTGCGGCAGGTTGTCGAACTGGCCCGCCTCGCGCGCTTCCTTTAACTTCTGCTCGATCAATCGGCTGAAGTTCATGCTCGCATTGTAAAGCCTTGTATCACGCAAATCCGGCTGCGGTGTTAAACTGTTTAACGCTCAGCGCTATCACTGTGCGAGTCCAGCATACGGTTTTGAATGTGAGGGTTGAATGACAGAACGAAGTCTGGCCGCCGAAGAGTTGCCCGATCGCGCTCATCAGTCAGGCTCTCGCGCGCGTCGGCGGTCTATCCACAGCCACAAGGTCACGATTGGCGACATCGCCCGACACGCCGGCGTATCGAAGACGGCCGTTTCATTCGCCTTCAACAAGCCCGGCCGGTTGTCGGCCGAGACCACGCGCCACATCCTCGACGTGGCCCGCGAGCTGGGCTATACGCCCAATCCGGTCGCCCGTAGCCTAAACACGCGCCGCACCCATGCGCTGGGCGTGATCGTGCCGCAGGATATCCCCACCGTGCTGAGCAACCCCTTCTTCGCCGAGCTGATGAGCGGGATCGGCGAGGTGTGCAAAGTCGAGGGGATGTCGCTGGTGATCGTACCACCCATGCGCGGATCGTTGGTGGAGGCGACCTATGCGGCTTTGGTGGACGGCTGCATCGTCACCGGCCTGAGCGCCGAGGATAAGGTCGTTCGCGCATTGCGCATGCGCCGCATCCCATTCGTCATGCTGGACGCGGATGCGCCGGATGACATCGCATCGGTTCAGGTGGATGATTATCGCGGCGCTTATCTGGCCATGAAGCACGTGCTCGAGCTGGGACACCGGCGCATCGCCATAGCCACGTTCGAGCCGTTCACCGGCCGCGTCGAGGACTATACCGGCACGCTGCGGCATCGCTTCTCGGGCTATCGGGCGGCGCTGGCCGAAGCCGGCATGTCGCTGTGCTCCCCTTGCATCCACGTCATCGAGTGCTCCTGCGACGTGGCAGGCGGCAAACGCGCCTTTCAGCTTTTGTCGAAGCTGCGACCGCAGCCGACGGCTGTCATCGCGTTGAGCGACGTGATCGCATTCGGCGTGATCGAAGCGGCGCGCTGCGCAGGCGTGCGCGTGGCGGAGGAGCTGTCGGTGGTGGGTTTCGACGACATCGAGGCCAGTCATCTGCTGCGGCCGGCGCTCACCACGGTGCGTCAGCCGACGCGCGAAAAGGGCCGCCAGGCTGCCGAGATGTTCGTCCAGATGCTGCGCGCCGAGGAGCTGGCCGAGCCTCGGCACGTCATGTTGCCGGTGGAGCTGGTCGTGCGCGAGAGCAGCGCCCGTGCCACCAGGTGAGAGCCGAATGCACTATCGCGTCGTCGCCGATCACGTTCGCTCGCACGACAATGCGATTTGTTTTGAGCGGGGCGAGTCCATCCGGGTTGAGCAGCCGGACGCGCGCTATCCGGGCTGGTGGTGGTGCACCGACCGGCGCGGTCGCAGCGGCCGGGTGCACGAGAGTTACTTCGAGGAAGAGGACTACCGCTTTGTGGCGCGCGAAGACTATGATGCGCGTGAGCTAACCGTGTGCGCCGGCGAAGTGGTGGAAGCGCTCGACGTGCGGGGCGATTGGGCGCTTTGCCGCAATAGCGCGCGCGAAACGGGTTGGGTGCCGCTGGCCAAGCTGGCGCCGGTCGCCAATTGTTAGCAGCCGGCTGCCGGTCATCAATCCCGCTTATGCGCACAGCGCCGCCACGAGCATGTCGAGCGCAGTCACGTCGTCCATGCGCCCGGTCTTGATGGCGAAGTCAGCTTCTAACAGCGCGGCGTGCGCTTGCTCCAGCTCGCCCAGCGAAAAGCGGCCGGCCTGTTGAGACGCCTTCTTCGCCACGAACGGATGCACGCCGACCACGCGCGCCAGTTGTTCGGGGCTGAGATCGGCGTTCTCCTTCGCCTGGATGAGCAAGCGCGTTTGCCGGGCAAGGTGGGCAAGCACAACCAACGGCGATTCGCCGCGCGCCAGCAGGCCCCGCATGGCGCGATAGGCGGCCTCGGCATCGCGCGCGCCCATTGCATCAACGAACTTGAAAACATCGGCCACGTCTTCGTCCTGCACTAACAACTCGACGTCTTGGCTTTCGATGCGCCGGCCCAGGGCGTAGCTCACCAGCTTGTTCAGCTCGTTGTCCAGCTTGAGCAAATAGGCCCGGCTGTCGGATTCAAAATGATCGCGGTCGTTGGCGTTGCCGCGATTGATCTTGAGCGAGAGCAACTGCGCCGCCTGAGTGGAGATGTCCCCGCCTTTCGCCTTCGCCCGCTCGATGATCCAGCGCACAGGGTCAGCGGGCAGCTCATACCGTCTGACGATGCCGCCGGTCTTGTCCGCCGCCAGTTTGACGAGCGGATGCGCGTCATCCAGCGTGGCGTCTTCGGCAAACACCAGGCGCGTGGTTTCCGGCATGGTCGGCAAATAGCCGAGCAGCGCCTGAAGCGGGCCGACGCTTTCCACCGGCTTCGCCTTGGCTTTCGACGCGCCGAGGCCGGCCAGCCAGCCGTAGGCAATGACCAGGCGCTTGTCGGTGAGGAAGGGCAGCGCGTCGCAAGCTGCGATCAAGTCGCGCAACGGCGCGCCGCGCTCGATCACCGTCGTGTTGAGCGACGCCATCTCCGGCTCGCCCAACTTCGCCTTCATGCGGGCGATTTCCTCATCCCGCGCCAAGATGTTGGGGCCATGGAAGAGATACCACATGGTGCAATCCGTCAGCGCTGGAGTAATACTAGCGTGTTGCGGCGTTGCCCGCCAGGTAGCCGTGCGCAACGTACCACCGATGCGTGCGGGCGACCGTCTCGGCAACGGGGCGCGTCGCGAGTCCCAGTTCGCGCCGCGCTTTGCTTGGGTCGAACCAGAAGGTCTCGACGGCGAAGCGCACCTGCTCGCTGCTGACCGGCAGCTTCCGGCCCAGTCGGCGATGCAGGAGATCAACGAGCCGGGCGGCGGCCCTGAAAACGACGGGCGGCAAGACCAGGCGGGGCCGCGGCCGACCCACGACATCGGCCACGATGCTGAACAGTTGTCGGTAAGTGAGATTCTCGCCGGTCAGGATGTAACGTTCGCCCGTGGCTCCGCGCTCGGCGGCGGCGATGTGCCCGGCGCACACGTCGGCGACGTCCACAACGCTCACGCCGCCGGGCGGGACGAACGGAAGCGTGCGCCGCGCCGCTTCGACGATCAGGCTGCTGCTGATCACGTTCACGTCGCGCGGGCCGAACACCACCGCCGGGTTGACGATGACCACGTCCAACCCGCGCGCGATGAATTCGCGACACACCTGCTCGGCCAGGTGCTTGCTATAGCCGTAGGGGAACTCGTGCGGCTGCAGGTTGAACTGCGCGCGTTCGTCGAGCATTTGGCCGAACGGCGGCCGGCCGAGCGCGGCGCAACTGCTGGTGAACACGACGCGTCGCGCGCCAGCGTCAAGCGCCGCCTGGAGCACATGGCGCGTGCCGTCCACGTTCACCCGCATCATGCTGCCGACGTCGCTGCGCCAGTAGTCGGCGACAGCCGCGACGTGGAAGACGACATCCACGCCGGCCATCGCCGCGCCGAGCGACGACGGCTCGGTCACATCGCCGATGGCCGATTCGTAGCGCAAGCCGGCCAACGCTTTGAGCGAAGAGGCTGGGCGGCGCAACGCGCGCACCGTCCAGCCGCGCTCCGTCAACATTTCGACGAGGTTGGCACCGATGAAGCCCGTTGCGCCGGTGACGAGTGCAAGCATAGCGCTGCAAAAGTCTACAAGACCGGCGCAGTGCGCACCTGTTACGATTCGTCTCCATGGATTTATCACTGCTGTTCAAAGCGCTCGTCATGGGCATCGTCGAGGGCCTCACCGAATTCCTTCCCATCTCTTCCACCGGCCACCTCATCGTCGCCGGCGCGTTGATCGGGTTCCCCGAAGCGATCGCTGCCACGTTCGAGATCTTCATCCAGCTCGGCGCCATCCTGGCCGTCGTCGTTTACTTCGCGCGCGACTTGCTCGATCTGCTGCGGCGGGCGACGCGCGACCTGCGCGCGCGGCGGGCGGTGGTCAACGTGGCAATCGCGTTCATTCCGGCGGCGGTCGTCGGCGCGCTGTTCAGCCGCTCCATCAAAGACTACTTGTTCAATCCGCTCACGGTCGCGTTGGCGCTGATCGTCGGGGGCGTCATGATGTTGATCGTGGAGTGGCGGCCGCGTCGGGCGACGACGCATGAGGTAGAGGACGCGCACTGGCGACAAGCGCTGGCCGTCGGCCTCGCGCAAGTCGCCTCGCTTTGGCCGGGCTTCTCGCGGTCGGCGTCTACCATCATTGGCGGTTTGCTGACCGGCATGGATCGGCCCACGGCGCTGCGCTTTTCGTTCTATCTTTCTATTCCCACGATGCTGGCCGCGACTACGTTCGACTTCGCGCGCAACCTGGACGCCATTCATCCGACCGAGCTGCCGGCCTTCATCGTTGGACTGGTCACCGCTTTCCTCGTCGCGCTTGTCGTCATCCGGTTCTTTCTCAGCTACGTCGCCCAGCACGACCTGAAACCCTTCGCCGGGTATCGTATCGTCGCCGGCGTTATGTTGATAGCGCTGGCTGCTGCTGGCTTCTTTGAGTGACGTTGTGTTGGACGAATGTCATACCTACCTATGACAAAACGTCACTGACGGGACGAATATCTCGTGATATATTGCGCATCGGTCCGAGACTGCCCTGGCGCATGCGAGCGCAGCCTGGCGAGGGACCTGCGCGAGGTGAGACGATAGCGTCCGAGCATAGCGCTTGGCGAGTCGCCAGGTTACACAGCGCAAACGACGACTTTGAAGGAGTGTCCATGACAGAGACAACGGAACCTAAGGGAGTAACGGCTTCTCAACCCACCGGCGGCGCTCAGCCTGCAGCCGAACAGGTGACCGGCAAGGTTGCGGACAAAGCGACCCATGCCGTTGAGAGCACGGCGAAAGCAGCGGCTCCTAATCCTGCGCAGCCGGCTACGGGCGCCGTACAGTCGGCAACGGCATCAGCGGCTGCAAAGCCGGCGGCAGCCAAGCCCGCAGCGGCAAGCGCAGCGCCAAAACCGGCCGCCGCTCCGAAGGAGAAAGAAGCGGAAGCGCCGGCGGCTGCGCCGAAAGGCGTGACGCGGCGGGAGTTCCTCAACTACGTGTGGGGCGCGTCTATGGCGCTCTTCTTGGCACAATTCGGCGGCATCACATTCTTCTTTGCCATGCCGCGCTTCCGCGCCGGCGAATTCGGCGGCAAGATCGCCGTGCGCGCCGATGAATTCCCGCAGCCCAACCAAGCGCCGGTCTCGAACAACGCCGGCAAGTTCTGGTTGGTGCACACCGACGCCGGCATTAACGCGCTGTATAAAATCTGCACCCATCTCGGCTGCATCTTCCCGTGGAGCGACGCAGCGAAAATTTTCGCTTGCCCGTGTCACGGTTCGCAGTTCAAGCTCGACGGCACTTACATCGCCGGGCCTGCGCCGCGCGATCTGGATCGTTTCACCTTCGAGGTGCTCGACGCCAACGGCAACGTCATCGCCGCATCTACGGATGGTCAACCCATCCCAATGCCGCCGGGCGCCGACACCGTGGTCGTCAACACCGGACAGAAAATCTTGGGCAAATCGCATTTTTAATAAATAGGGACTGAGATCGTGTTGTGTTAACGAGGAGGTAAAACCGATATGGCCATTGTTGGACAGAAACTGGTCAAGCAGATTCAGGCCACCGGCCTGAAGGCGACGATGGCGCAGCGCCTGGATGACGCGTTCACCCGTTTCACGGCAGGTTTGTCGTGGAACGACGTGCGCGGCGTTTTGCGCGGCGACCCGCCGGCCAAACCGAACCCGCGTGTGAAGCCGCACACCGAGGGGTTCTGGTTCCACATCCGCCCGACGTTCTATCACGAAGCCGTCACCACACTGTATCCCACCTTCCGCCTAGGCCTGCTCTCGGCGCTGTTCTTCACCTTCGAGATCATCA is part of the Candidatus Roseilinea sp. genome and harbors:
- a CDS encoding glucose dehydrogenase, encoding MGTNELNKRRIGTLAGAGMGIGIALLLQACGGANAPAAVPAPTAVVVTAPAARPAPTSTAAQPASPPPEPATVEPSAGVEIHQNVQPALQMIAAGLDKPTYLTHAGDGSGTLYITEQPGRVRVWRDGQLLPTPFLDLTDRVGNRGSEQGLLSIAFSPDFEQSRRFFVNYTDNGGDTVISGFIANADGLTADPSSEWVVMRIEQPYANHNGGQIQFGPDGMLYIGMGDGGAAGDPQNFAQNMRSLLGKMLRIDVSQSSPAQPYRVPADNPNFGDGARPEIWASGLRNPWRFSFDRATGDLFIADVGQNAFEEINFQLAGQGGQNYGWKFREGFAPYAGDSGTPALTDPIYQYAHRDGGCSVTGGYVYRGSALPSLVGAYIYGDFCSGRIWTLRPNGNGEWQNDVLFSTPYNISSFGEDEAGELYVLDHNGAVYKLVGAPLP
- the pheA gene encoding prephenate dehydratase — translated: MATETRVAYQGEPGAYSEQAIFDFFGASVQPVPCPSFDDVFEQVAQAACDYGVVPVENSLGGSVHRNYDLFMRHALHLVGEVVVRIRWYLYALPGRQLSDIKRVISHWQALAQCERTLSALLPGAEREPVYDTAGSVKMLAESRRRDTAAIAGRRAQALYGLPILREGVEDDPTNYTRFVVISRSADLPLAAQVEAADERQFKTSIVFAMRNQPGALFRALAAFALRDIDLTKIESRPLQGSPWEYLFYLDFAGHAEEAHCRRALDHLRELTTMLRVLGSYPRARMPE
- a CDS encoding alanine racemase, whose amino-acid sequence is MTERSLAAEELPDRAHQSGSRARRRSIHSHKVTIGDIARHAGVSKTAVSFAFNKPGRLSAETTRHILDVARELGYTPNPVARSLNTRRTHALGVIVPQDIPTVLSNPFFAELMSGIGEVCKVEGMSLVIVPPMRGSLVEATYAALVDGCIVTGLSAEDKVVRALRMRRIPFVMLDADAPDDIASVQVDDYRGAYLAMKHVLELGHRRIAIATFEPFTGRVEDYTGTLRHRFSGYRAALAEAGMSLCSPCIHVIECSCDVAGGKRAFQLLSKLRPQPTAVIALSDVIAFGVIEAARCAGVRVAEELSVVGFDDIEASHLLRPALTTVRQPTREKGRQAAEMFVQMLRAEELAEPRHVMLPVELVVRESSARATR
- a CDS encoding DNA polymerase III subunit delta, translated to MWYLFHGPNILARDEEIARMKAKLGEPEMASLNTTVIERGAPLRDLIAACDALPFLTDKRLVIAYGWLAGLGASKAKAKPVESVGPLQALLGYLPTMPETTRLVFAEDATLDDAHPLVKLAADKTGGIVRRYELPADPVRWIIERAKAKGGDISTQAAQLLSLKINRGNANDRDHFESDSRAYLLKLDNELNKLVSYALGRRIESQDVELLVQDEDVADVFKFVDAMGARDAEAAYRAMRGLLARGESPLVVLAHLARQTRLLIQAKENADLSPEQLARVVGVHPFVAKKASQQAGRFSLGELEQAHAALLEADFAIKTGRMDDVTALDMLVAALCA
- the dfrA gene encoding dihydroflavonol 4-reductase, with the protein product MLALVTGATGFIGANLVEMLTERGWTVRALRRPASSLKALAGLRYESAIGDVTEPSSLGAAMAGVDVVFHVAAVADYWRSDVGSMMRVNVDGTRHVLQAALDAGARRVVFTSSCAALGRPPFGQMLDERAQFNLQPHEFPYGYSKHLAEQVCREFIARGLDVVIVNPAVVFGPRDVNVISSSLIVEAARRTLPFVPPGGVSVVDVADVCAGHIAAAERGATGERYILTGENLTYRQLFSIVADVVGRPRPRLVLPPVVFRAAARLVDLLHRRLGRKLPVSSEQVRFAVETFWFDPSKARRELGLATRPVAETVARTHRWYVAHGYLAGNAATR
- the uppP gene encoding undecaprenyl-diphosphatase, with amino-acid sequence MDLSLLFKALVMGIVEGLTEFLPISSTGHLIVAGALIGFPEAIAATFEIFIQLGAILAVVVYFARDLLDLLRRATRDLRARRAVVNVAIAFIPAAVVGALFSRSIKDYLFNPLTVALALIVGGVMMLIVEWRPRRATTHEVEDAHWRQALAVGLAQVASLWPGFSRSASTIIGGLLTGMDRPTALRFSFYLSIPTMLAATTFDFARNLDAIHPTELPAFIVGLVTAFLVALVVIRFFLSYVAQHDLKPFAGYRIVAGVMLIALAAAGFFE